The sequence TTGctgtttatttaaagaatccaatgaataaaaatataattccaACAGCAACTCTTACTGCAAATATTAGAAAAGGTATTGatcaaaaatcaacaacaatgtCAAGTGCTGGAGCTGATATAGCCTTAGGTTTATATGAAGCAAGTGTAACTCTTGGTGTTACTATTGGAACAACAACCGATATAAACAATTATGGATATGAAAGTGAAACTAATGTCGATATTAGAATGAGtcaagaattaaattattatttttatcaagtaaatattttttcattttatatatatatataatgatAACATAAAAaccaatataattttttttttttttttttttaatataattataatttatttttattattattaatatttttttttattattattattatcattattattattaaataatttagacatctgttttattttgtttcCGTTGTCCATATGGTGCTGGTTATAAAAATACTTATACACATGGTTTAGATGGAAGCATTATTGCAGAGAGTAATCCAGGTGTTTATAGAGTAGTTTACGGTCTTACTTCCTATGATGATTGGTTCTTTGTCTCTGTTGATCGTAATGACTTTTTTGTAAACACAATGGATAACTTATACACAGTAAAGACTCATAATGAAATGGTTGattattttatgaaaaatCAATCTCTTCTCTTTAAATCTATTCAAAGACCAGTCCCAACAAATTAAggttaaatttaattaaattttattacttaaataaaaaatgataaatttctattattaaaaaaaaaaaaaaaaaaaaaaaaaaaaaaaattaagagttactattaaattttttatcattaattttaaataataaaaaaaataaaaaaaaataaaaaaaaaagtaaaacgAATAACAAGAAACTAATtatatctttaaataaataaatttttatttttattttttatttttatttacaaacaCAAAAATCATGTGGTATGCCTAATTGAGCACAAGTTATATCATCAGGAATTTTACCTAAAAAACCTTTTTGATTATCATTACGAACACCATTTGGATCTTTCATATCGATACCACCAAATTCAGGAAAAGTTGAAAGTGTTCTAATGGTATCATACAATTGGAAAGGTGTTGAtagtttattttcattttccaaTAGTTGTTGTTCGAGGTGAGGGTATTTTTCAAGGAACCAACTTGGTAAGACCAAATAGAGCATTGGCATTGCCACTTCGATTTTACCACCTTTGGACCACATATAATAACCAGACATATGTTGACCATGATCAGAggctaaaattaaaaaggtaTCATTTAGTTTTGGTCTTAAATCCTTATCTAAAAACTTTTGAAAACCTTTATCAGCAATTTGAATAACTTCATTGGTACCTTCATGACCATCCATAAAGGTTGTATGTAATATTTTACCAACATCTTTATAGTTTTCCCAAAATTGATTGatatattgaaaaatggTTTCATGAACATGTTTATCACCTAAACAACGACGACGTATAGAGTAAGGACCTTCAAAGATACCAAATGGTTTCTCTGGTGGGTGTAATTGTGGTGAACAGAATGGTAATGCCATTTCATGATCTACTGATCCTACCTCCTTATccatctttaaataatgttgAAACCAATCTTGACATAAACCAGTCACCCAAGTTGTAACATATGAATCATTTCTAAATGATTGATAAAACATTGGATTCTTTTCCCATGTAAATGTATTAGTATCATCATGATGAtaatcaccatcaccaccaccaccaccaccgaTACCACCTtgatcattaatattattttcataatcGATATCATCATAACCAACTCTATTAAAACCATTATACATTGCCATTGTATTTGGATCTGAAAATGGTTTCAATGAATGATAtctaaaaaattgaaaaacctTTGAATGACCTTGATTTTGAATAGATTGTAAAGTTTCAAAAGTACTTGGCATTGCAGATTTAAATTGAGCTCTTGATAATGcatcaatcattaaaaataaaatatcgattggttttttattatatttttcatcTGGAtgatttggtaatttaacTTTATCCACATGTTCTTTAATCTTTGgtgaattgaaattattcaatgttctttgataaaattgttgATTCTTTATATTATGATAATGAATTTCAGTTTGATTACCACAAATTGCCATTACAGTTTCATGTTTAATTTCAACTGGTTTAGTATATTGAAGTGTTTGTGTTTTAcctttgaataatttttcataatatttaaaatcattggtAAATGTATCAAACTTTTTTTGTTCCTCCCAAAATACTGGTGATAATGTATATTGTTTATTCTCTTCAAAACAATTATCCATTGTTAAAATACCATTGTTCAATCTTGAAAACTGTTCACTTTCACTTGGACATTCACTTGATCCTGTAATAATTCTAGTTGATCCTTTTGGTAAAAATGATGGCCATGCTATAAAATTGGTTTCAATTTCACAAactttaccaccaccactactttCATCTTTAAACTTTAATTGTTTACCATCAATCCCAATTGGCCAATTTTTACtaacaaatatatttttaattgaaaatgaaatataaactaaaattattaaaataaataatctaattattgtatttttaattgtccaatttctttttatttttaaataaaaaaaatgaaaaaaaaaaaaaaattaaaaattaaaaataaaaaatgaaaaaaaaataaaaaaaataaaaaaaaaaaaatgaaaaattagtaaataatttaatgtttaattattattattatgtattattaaataaaaaaaaaaaaaaaaaaaaaaaaaaaaaaaaaaaaaaaaacttacttaaaaattaaaaaccaagataaaaatccaattaaataaattaacattATAGTTGTAAatgcaattaaattatattgacCATGATTAATTAAAGTTGCACCTTTatcttttgtaattttatagaatgaaattattaaaagttttacaaataatattattaaaaggttACGATATAAAACCAatgatatattaaatttttttaaaattaattttgtgtatttattaattttattattatttttaatattatataaatcatattttttataatcgtTTCCaacattaattatttttgttaaatctttaattaattttcctAATGAAACAAATCCAAATACGAAAAAAACTGTTGAAATGAGTATATAAATTCCGAAAAATTTTAAGTTGGCATGCATCCATTGTAAATCCTTTCTTCCTTCCAATGAATATTCATAAAAACATTGAGCAAAatatattgataaaataGAGAATATcggaaaattaaataatccattttttattttttcaataatttctttataattcaatttttttattgtaattaatttatttgtaaattctgattttgaaaaactattattaatttttttaattatcatttttttttttttttttttttttttttttttttttttttttttttttaaaaaaaatttttttttatttttcaaatttttttaaaaataacccattgaaaaagttaaaaaaaaaaaaaacccgtgtacaatttaaaaaaaaaaaaaaaaaaaaaaaaaaaaacaatgcaAATGGgggtattattaaaatattttattttttatttttttttattttttactttttatttttttattttttattattttttattttttatttttaattttttacacTGTGTTacgaattaaatgaaaaaaaataaaaaaaaaaaataacagtGAACAATTTTAGAAAAGAACCAGTTTATCGTTTAATGTCACCATCTTCgactattaatttatttttttttatttattttaatattttttttttttttttcaaatttttttttttatgattccATTAATCGCAATGTCACTTTTTTTTCGTAAGGTATTCagtttattataatttaaaactaaaaagatttttttttttttaaaaaaaatgctTCTTCATTTTGTGACATTCAATATAACCATGCTCCATAAAAGTGGGACCCTTCACAAatcttcaattttttttttttttttttttttttttttttttttttttttttgattaattttcgGAAATATGTTGTTTGTGACATAATTGTTGATGATATGTTGGATCACCCACTACCAAATTGGGTGTTGCTGTGAGtaatctaaatttttttttttaaaaaaaaaaattaaatatattccTTAGCtagttatttatttatttaattatttatttgttttttttttttttatagcaCAAAGAGATCTTAATGAATACCACCCAATTTTATTTGACACTTTTAtggattaatattaattcactgaaaaaaaaaaagaaaaaaaaaaattaaaaaaaaataaaaaaaataaaaaaaataaaaaaataaaaattaaaataaaaaataaaaaaaaaaaaaaaattaataaaatttttttaatttttttttttttttttaatttttttaattttcccTTTTAGTCGAAACGTTGAGAagaaatgttaaaaaaaaagaatataaacagtaataataataataataataataataataataataataataataataataataataataataataataataataataataataataataaaaataataataataatgataacaataaagatgaaaagaatcaattttCAACGAAATTAGAAATAGAATCAAAACAGATTACAATAAGTAAATTTGAATGGGTTACAAACTATCCACCTTATCCTGTACCACCATTTGGACTAACAATTCATCCGATGGCAATCATTGTAGGTTGGATAAAATCAAATCCAAAACATTTGAATAAATActcaaaattatatttagatAATGGTTTTGTTACAATCTCATTCTCACCATCATATTTATGTCAGTAagttcactattattatttttattaattatttttttaacataAAATTCTTCTCTAACATATGTAcgactatttttattttttattagttttttcccaaaaaaaatgaaagaattagcatataattttttagagTTTTTAGTTtcagaaaatgaaaaaattgcAAGACCTATAATATTTCAAGTTTTTTCAGGTAATATGGTTTTTCAAagtgaaatatttaaattattaaatgaagaaattgtaattattaataaattaataatagtaataataataataataataataataataataataataataataataataataataataataataataataataataataataataataataataataataataataataataataataataataataataaatcataaattattatttaataattttaaattattaattatttttaaattatttctagaaatttaaaaaattaataccatTTATAAAAGGACAAATATTCGATTCGTGTCCATCAAAGATTAGTGAAGAACAAGCATTTcaatcaattacaaaaacaatGAATAGATCAATCTCAAAAAAAGCAGTTCGATTAGTAACAAAGAGTTATTCTAGATTAGTCGATGTGGAAAAGATTGATAAAGATTTTTGGGATCGTTTAAAGAAATGTCCTATACCAACACCTCAAT comes from Dictyostelium discoideum AX4 chromosome 2 chromosome, whole genome shotgun sequence and encodes:
- a CDS encoding hypothetical protein (Similar to Dictyostelium discoideum (Slime mold). prespore-specific protein) is translated as MLKKKNINSNNNNNNNNNNNNNNNNNNNNNNNNNNNNNKNNNNNDNNKDEKNQFSTKLEIESKQITISKFEWVTNYPPYPVPPFGLTIHPMAIIVGWIKSNPKHLNKYSKLYLDNGFVTISFSPSYLCHFFPKKMKELAYNFLEFLVSENEKIARPIIFQVFSGNMVFQSEIFKLLNEEIKFKKLIPFIKGQIFDSCPSKISEEQAFQSITKTMNRSISKKAVRLVTKSYSRLVDVEKIDKDFWDRLKKCPIPTPQLYIYSINDPISSYLDVERGIQIQKQQGIPVKTLCFDNSVHVNHLSQHPMRYMKNLYQFWEKTLRQPTIFNNIKNNNNKYNLNNNNNVKSFVGKFVSKL